The nucleotide window AACACGACGATGAAGGGCGAGCCGTCCTTCGTCCCCGAGGAGTTCCAGACCAAGGAGTTCCCCGGCGGCCCGTACGGGCGGACGCTGCACTTCGGCGTGCGCGAGCACGCGATGGGCGCGATCTGCAACGGCATCGCGCTGCACGGCGGGACGCGCCCCTACGGCGGCACGTTCCTGATCTTCTCCGACTACATGCGGCCCGCGGTCCGGCTGGCGGCGCTGATGAAGCTGCCCGTCACCTACGTGTGGACGCACGACTCGATCGGCCTCGGCGAGGACGGCCCGACCCACCAGCCGGTGGAGCAGCTCTGGTCGCTGCGGGCGATCCCGGGCCTGGACGTCGTCCGGCCCGCCGACGCCAACGAGACGGCCGTCGCGTGGCGGACGATCCTGCGCCACACCGACCGTCCGGCCGGGCTCGCGCTGACGCGGCAGAAGCTGCCGGTGTACGACCGGACGAAGCTGGGGTCCGCCGAGGGCGCCGCCAAGGGCGGGTACGTGCTGGCGGACGCGTCCGACGGCCGTCCCGAGGTGATCCTCATCGCGACCGGCTCGGAGGTCGAGATCGCGCTCGCCGCCCGCGAGACGCTGGAGGCCGACGGCACCCCGACGCGGGTCGTGTCGATGCCGTGCGTCGAGTGGTTCGAGGAGCAGGACGACGCCTACCGCCAGGAGGTGCTGCCGCCCCGCGTCCGCGCTCGCGTCTCGGTCGAGGCGGGCATCGCGCTCGGCTGGCGGATCTACACCGGCGAGTACGGCGAGGCGGTGAGCCTGGAGCACTTCGGCGCGTCCGCCGACTACAAGACGCTGTTCGAGCAGTTCGGCCTCACGGCCGAGCGGGTCGTGGCCGCGGCCCGGTCGAGCCTCATCAAGGCCGGCCGGGACGGCAAGGGCTCCACGACGGGGAACTGACCGTTCCGCGCCGTTTCGCGAGACTCTGGAGAGGAAGCGATGAGCGAGACGCTGAAGAGGCTTTCCGACGCGGGCGTGTCCATCTGGCTGGACGACATCAGCCGGGAGCGCCTGCGGACGGGCAACCTGGAAGCACTGGTCAAGGACAAGCACGTGGTGGGCGTGACGTCCAACCCCACCATCTTCGCCAAGGCCCTGTCGCAGGGGTCGGCCTACGACGGCCAGGTCCGCGACCTCGCGGTGCGGGGCGTGGACGTGGAGGAGGCCGTCCGGGCGATCACCACCTACGACATCCGGTGGGGCTGCGACGTGCTGCGTCCGGTCTATGACCGCACCGACGGGTTGGACGGCCGCGTGTCGCTGGAGGTCGACCCCCGGCTGGCGCACGAGGCCGAGCGGACGGTCGCCGAGGCGCGCGCGCTGTGGTGGATGGTCGACCGCCCGAACCTGTTCATCAAGATCCCGGCGACCGAGGCGGGGCTGCCCGCCATCACGGGCGCGCTGGCCGAGGGCATCAGCGTCAACGTGACGCTGATCTTCTCGCTGGAGCGCTACGCCGGGGTCATCGACGCGTTCTTCGCGGGCCTGGAGCAGGCGAAGGCGAACGGGCACGACCTGGCGACGATCGCGTCGGTGGCGTCGTTCTTCGTCAGCCGCGTCGACACCGAGATCGACAAGCGGCTGGACAAGGCCGGGTCGCCGGACGCGGCGGCGCTGCGGTCCAAGGCGGGCGTGGCGAACGCCCGGCTGGCCTACGCGCTGTACGAGGAGAAGTTCGGGTCGGACCGCTGGAAGGCGCTCCAGGAGGCGGGGGCCCGGCCACAGCGCCCGCTGTGGGCGTCCACCGGCGTGAAGGACCCGAACCTGCCCGACACCCTCTACGTGGACCAGCTCATCGCGCCCGGCACCGTGAACACGATGCCGGAGGCGACGCTGGACGCCGAGGCCGACCACGGCGACCCCGCCGGGGACGCGGTCACCGGCGCCTACGACGACGCGCGGGCGCACATGGCCGCGCTGAAGGACGCCGGCGTCGACTACGACGACGTCGTCCGGGTGCTGGAGGAGGAGGGCGTCGAGAAGTTCGAGGCGTCCTGGAAGCAGCTCCTCGGCTCGGTCGAGGACGAGCTGAAGAAGCAGGCGGGACCCGCCGCCTGACATTCGGTGGAGGCGGGACGGCCGATTGCGGCCGTCCCGCCTTCGGCGTCTCCGCGAGCCTCCGCGGCACGGGCCTTGCGCCCCGTTTCCAGAAGATCGCGCACTGGGTCGCGGATGCCGCTTCTCTCCTGGAACGATGGGGGCAGGAGGAACGGTGCCCGGATTCGACGTACTGACGCGCGGCGACGTGCTGCACGCCGCCCTGAAGGCGCGCGACTACCTGGTGAGCTGCGGCGTGCCCGGTTCCCTCGCCGCCAAGGACCCGCGGCTGTGGGGGCGGCGCGCGGTCGACCACAGCAGGCTCGGCTGGCTCGACCTGCCGTCCGCGTCGCGCGGCCTGCTCGCGCAGGTGGACGGCCTCGTCGCCGACGCCCGCGCGTCCGGGCTCGACCACGTGGTGCTCATCGCGGTCGGCGCCGAGGCCCTCGCGGCGCAGGCGATCGTCGCCGCGCGCCCGCCCGGGGCCGGCGGCGAGCTGACGGTGCTGGACGGCGGCGACACGGCGGGCCTCGGCTTCACGCTGGAGCGGCTGGACCGGACGCTCGTCGTCCTTGCCAGCAAGTCGGGCGTGTCGCTGGAGGGGGACGCCTACCGGCGCATCCTGACGGCCGCGTTCCGCGAGCGGGGGCTGTCGGAGAAGGAGATCGCGGCGCGGTTCCTCGTCGTCACCGACCACGGCAGCCCGCTGCACGGCTTCGCGCGGCAGTGCGGCTACCGGATCGGGCTCACCGACCCGTACCTGCCGGGGCACTTCGGCGCGCTGTCGGCGTACGGGCTCGTCCCGGCGGTGCTGGCCGGGGCGGACGCGGGGACGCTGCTGGACGAGGCCGCCGAGGTCGTCCCGTCCCTGTCGCGCACCGAGGACAACCCGGGCCTGCTGCTCGGCGCGATCCTCGGCGGCTGCGCCCAGCAGGGGCCCGAGGGCCTGGCCCGCGACAAGCTGCTGCTGCGTGAGCGCGGCGGCCCGGGGCCGCTGACGGCGTGGATCGCCCAGCTCCTCGCGGTCGGGACGGGCAAGCGCGGCCGGGGCGTCGTGACGTTCGAGCCGCCCGGCGTGCCGCGCGCCTACCCGGACCTGCACGCCGTCGCGATCAACCCGGCGGGCGCGGCGGGCGAGGACGACGACACCTCGGTGTGGGGCCCGGTCGGCGCGCAGTTCCTCGTCTGGGAGTACGCGACGGCCATCGCGGGCTGGCTGCTCGGCGTGAACCCGTTCGAGGCGGGCGGCGCGTCCGCGCAGGACGCCGAGGACCAGGCCGCGACGATGCTCCAGGCCACGGCCGGCGGACGGCCCGTCGTCGGGCGCCCGGTGGCCGTGGACGGCGACATCGAGATCCACACCGACCTGGCCTGGCGCGGCGGCTCGGACCTGGAGTCGGTGCTCACCGCGCTGCTGGACCGCGTGCCCGGCACCGGGTACCTCGCGGTGGCCAGCTACCTGTCCGGCGAGTTCTCCGGCCGGTACCTGGCGCCGTCGCTGGCGCGCGGGGCGCGGCGTCCGGTCGCCTACGGGCCGGGGCCGGGGTACCTGCACGCGACCGGGGCCGTCCACAAGGACGGGCCGGGGACGGGCGCGTTCCTGGTCGTCACCGGCGACCCGCCCGCGGGCGACCCGCTCGGCGACCTCGCGGTCCCGGGCCGTCCGTACGGTCTGGCGACGCTCCAGTTCACCCGGGGCGTCGCCGAGGCGCGGGCGCTGCGGCAGCGGGGGCTCCCGGTCGTCCATCTGCACCTGCGCGACCCGGTCGGCGGGGCCGGACGGCTCGCCGCCGCGGCCCGCGCCGCCGCCGTGGCGCTGTCGTGATCCGGCGCCCGGTGTACGCGGGATCACGGCGGGTAGGCCGCCGACCCGCTGCCCGCCCCGTGACACGGGGATGGGATTGCCGTGGCCCGGCCATCGGGAAGGATCGACCCGAGAGGGGCGTGGTCCCGGTCCGGGCGGGCCGGCGCTCGCGGCCGGCCGTCCCGGCGGGCGGACGCGAGGACGGCGAAGTTGCAAGAGTGGGCGCGAGACGCCCACGCCTAGGGCCAAGAGTGCGAGAAGAGGGGGCGCCCACGTGACCACCACACCCAATCCGCTCCGGGATCCCCGGGACAAACGGCTGCCCCGGGTCGCGGGGCCGAGCGTGCTGGTGCTCTTCGGGGTCACCGGGGACCTGTCGCGCAAGAAGCTCCTCCCGGCCATCTACGACCTGTCCAACCGCGGCCTCCTCCCCCCGGGCTTCTCGCTGGTGGGGTTCGCGCGGCGCGACTGGGACCACCAGGACTTCCGCCAGATCGCCTACGAGGCCGTGAAGCAGCACGCCCGGACGCCGTTCCGCGAGGACGTCTGGGAGCACCTGGCCGAGGGGATGCACTTCGTCCCCGGCGAGTTCGGCGACCCCGGCGCGTTCGAGGCGCTGTCGATGGCCGTGAAGGAGCTGGACGAGAGCCGCGGCACGGGCGGCAACTACGCGTTCTACCTGTCGATCCCCCCGAAGTTCTTCCCCGAGGTGGTCGAGCAGCTCCGCAACAGCGGGCTGGCCAACAGCGACGGCTCGGGCGGGTTCCGCCGGGTGGTGATCGAGAAGCCGTTCGGGCACGACCTGGCGAGCGCGCAGGAGCTGAACGCGACCGTCCACCGGGTGTTCCCCGAGGAGTCGATCTTCCGGATCGACCACTACCTCGGCAAGGAGACCGTCCAGAACATCCTGGCGCTGCGGTTCGCGAACACGATGTTCGAGCCGATCTGGAACCGCGGCTTCGTGGACCACGTGCAGATCACGATGGCCGAGGACATCGGCATCGGCGGGCGCGCGGGCTACTACGACGGGATCGGCGCCGCGCGCGACGTCATCCAGAACCACCTGCTGCAGCTGCTCGCGCTGACGGCGATGGAGGAGCCGACGTCGTTCAGCGCCGAGGCCGTCCGCGCGGAGAAGGCGAAGATCCTGTCCTCGGTGCGCGTCCCCGGCGACCTCGCGCTCAGCACGGCGCGCGGGCAGTACGCGGCGGGCTGGCAGGGCGGGCGCAACGTCAAGGGGTACCTGGAGGAGGACGGGATCCCTGCGTCGTCGCGCACCGAGACCTACGCGGCGGTCAAGCTGGAGATCGAGAATCGGCGGTGGGCGGGCGTCCCGTTCTACCTGCGGACGGGCAAGCGCCTCAGCCGCCGCGTGACCGAGGTCGCGATGGTGTTCCAGAAGGCCCCGCATCAGCCGTTCTCCCACACCGACACCGAGGAACTGGGCCAGAACGCGCTGGTGATGCGCGTCCAGCCGGACGAGGGCATCACGGTCCGGTTCGGGTCCAAGGTGCCGGGCACGTCCATGGAGATAAGAGACGTGAACATGGACTTCGCCTACGGGGAGTCGTTCACCGAGTCCTCGCCGGAGGCCTACGAGCGGCTGCTGCTGGACGTCCTCATCGGCGACCCCCCGCTGTTCCCCCGGCAGGAGGAGGTCGAGCTGTCCTGGCAGGTCCTCGACCCGATCACCGACTTCTGGGCGGGGCGCGGGCACGTCGACCAGTACCGGTCCGGGGGCTACGGCCCCGACAGCGCGGACGAACTGATGGCGCGCGACGGGCGCGCGTGGAGGCGACTCTGACGATGAACATCGACCTCACCGGGACGACGACCCGGGCGATACAGGACGCGCTGACCCAGGCCCGGCACCTGATGGGCGGCCCCGCCGTCGGCATGGTGCTGACCCTGATCATCGTCACCGACGAGTCGGCGCAGTACGACGCGGTGCGGGCGGCGACCGAGGCGGCGCGCGAGCACCCCTGCCGGGTCCTGACCGTGATCTCCCGCGACGCGCGCGGCAGTTCGTCGCGGCTGGACGCCGAGATCCGCATGGGCGAGACCGGGCCGGGCGAGACCGTCCTGCTGCGCATGTACGGGCCGCTCGCCGAGCACGCCGACTCGGTCGTCGTGCCGCTGCTGATGCCGGACACGCCGGTGGTGACGTGGTGGCCGGGCGGCAAGGTGCCGAAGGCGCCCGCGCTGGACCCGCTCGGGCGGCTGGCGTCGCGGCGCGTCACCGACGCCTACGCGGCGCGCGACCGGCTCGGCACGCTGGCGCGGCTCGCCGAGGGCTACCGGCCGGGCGACACCGACTTCTCGTGGACGCGCATCACCACGTGGCGGACGCTGCTGGCCTCGATCCTCGACCAGGACCACGACCCCGTCACCGGCGGCTCGGTGGCGGCCGAGCCGGACAGCCCGAGCGCGGAGCTGCTGGCGTCGTGGCTGTCGGTGCGGCTCGGCGTGGACATCATGCGCGAGGTGTCCGACGGCCCGGGCATCACTGGAGTGACGCTGACGACGACCGGCGGCGACCTCGTGGTGTCCCGTCCGGACGGGCGGGTCGCCACGCTCGCCCGGCCCGGCCAGCCCGACCGGCGGGTGTCGCTGCTGCGGCGCCCGATGTCGGACCTGCTGGCCGAGGAACTGCGGCGGCTCGACCCCGACGAGCCGTACCAGGAGGCCGCCGAGCGGTTCGCCAAGGACCTGTCGGCCGCCG belongs to Actinomadura rubteroloni and includes:
- a CDS encoding glucose-6-phosphate dehydrogenase assembly protein OpcA, producing MNIDLTGTTTRAIQDALTQARHLMGGPAVGMVLTLIIVTDESAQYDAVRAATEAAREHPCRVLTVISRDARGSSSRLDAEIRMGETGPGETVLLRMYGPLAEHADSVVVPLLMPDTPVVTWWPGGKVPKAPALDPLGRLASRRVTDAYAARDRLGTLARLAEGYRPGDTDFSWTRITTWRTLLASILDQDHDPVTGGSVAAEPDSPSAELLASWLSVRLGVDIMREVSDGPGITGVTLTTTGGDLVVSRPDGRVATLARPGQPDRRVSLLRRPMSDLLAEELRRLDPDEPYQEAAERFAKDLSAAAETHTPPIGRTEEAARAQSERPGKRSTSRSTKKADEA
- the tal gene encoding transaldolase; amino-acid sequence: MSETLKRLSDAGVSIWLDDISRERLRTGNLEALVKDKHVVGVTSNPTIFAKALSQGSAYDGQVRDLAVRGVDVEEAVRAITTYDIRWGCDVLRPVYDRTDGLDGRVSLEVDPRLAHEAERTVAEARALWWMVDRPNLFIKIPATEAGLPAITGALAEGISVNVTLIFSLERYAGVIDAFFAGLEQAKANGHDLATIASVASFFVSRVDTEIDKRLDKAGSPDAAALRSKAGVANARLAYALYEEKFGSDRWKALQEAGARPQRPLWASTGVKDPNLPDTLYVDQLIAPGTVNTMPEATLDAEADHGDPAGDAVTGAYDDARAHMAALKDAGVDYDDVVRVLEEEGVEKFEASWKQLLGSVEDELKKQAGPAA
- a CDS encoding phosphoheptose isomerase, coding for MPGFDVLTRGDVLHAALKARDYLVSCGVPGSLAAKDPRLWGRRAVDHSRLGWLDLPSASRGLLAQVDGLVADARASGLDHVVLIAVGAEALAAQAIVAARPPGAGGELTVLDGGDTAGLGFTLERLDRTLVVLASKSGVSLEGDAYRRILTAAFRERGLSEKEIAARFLVVTDHGSPLHGFARQCGYRIGLTDPYLPGHFGALSAYGLVPAVLAGADAGTLLDEAAEVVPSLSRTEDNPGLLLGAILGGCAQQGPEGLARDKLLLRERGGPGPLTAWIAQLLAVGTGKRGRGVVTFEPPGVPRAYPDLHAVAINPAGAAGEDDDTSVWGPVGAQFLVWEYATAIAGWLLGVNPFEAGGASAQDAEDQAATMLQATAGGRPVVGRPVAVDGDIEIHTDLAWRGGSDLESVLTALLDRVPGTGYLAVASYLSGEFSGRYLAPSLARGARRPVAYGPGPGYLHATGAVHKDGPGTGAFLVVTGDPPAGDPLGDLAVPGRPYGLATLQFTRGVAEARALRQRGLPVVHLHLRDPVGGAGRLAAAARAAAVALS
- the zwf gene encoding glucose-6-phosphate dehydrogenase, with translation MGLPWPGHREGSTREGRGPGPGGPALAAGRPGGRTRGRRSCKSGRETPTPRAKSARRGGAHVTTTPNPLRDPRDKRLPRVAGPSVLVLFGVTGDLSRKKLLPAIYDLSNRGLLPPGFSLVGFARRDWDHQDFRQIAYEAVKQHARTPFREDVWEHLAEGMHFVPGEFGDPGAFEALSMAVKELDESRGTGGNYAFYLSIPPKFFPEVVEQLRNSGLANSDGSGGFRRVVIEKPFGHDLASAQELNATVHRVFPEESIFRIDHYLGKETVQNILALRFANTMFEPIWNRGFVDHVQITMAEDIGIGGRAGYYDGIGAARDVIQNHLLQLLALTAMEEPTSFSAEAVRAEKAKILSSVRVPGDLALSTARGQYAAGWQGGRNVKGYLEEDGIPASSRTETYAAVKLEIENRRWAGVPFYLRTGKRLSRRVTEVAMVFQKAPHQPFSHTDTEELGQNALVMRVQPDEGITVRFGSKVPGTSMEIRDVNMDFAYGESFTESSPEAYERLLLDVLIGDPPLFPRQEEVELSWQVLDPITDFWAGRGHVDQYRSGGYGPDSADELMARDGRAWRRL